From one Streptomyces sp. CA-210063 genomic stretch:
- a CDS encoding SRPBCC family protein produces MTSRSVVVERRVAASQGRVWEALTDLGAMDRMLSGVTKVEVLTDGVFGVGTRWRETRRMFGKEATEEMGVTVSVPPERYVVEAESHGSRYVSEWVLRADGPTTTTILMTFSAEPTGAVAGLLAKVMGGVGARAVRKAVAKDLDDVAAWVEGRRS; encoded by the coding sequence ATGACCAGCAGAAGTGTCGTCGTCGAGCGGCGGGTCGCCGCTTCTCAGGGGCGGGTGTGGGAGGCCCTGACGGACCTCGGCGCCATGGATCGGATGCTCAGCGGTGTCACGAAGGTCGAGGTGCTCACGGACGGGGTCTTCGGGGTGGGCACGCGATGGCGGGAGACCCGGCGGATGTTCGGCAAGGAGGCCACCGAGGAGATGGGGGTGACCGTCAGCGTGCCGCCCGAGCGCTATGTGGTGGAGGCCGAGTCGCACGGCTCCCGCTATGTCTCGGAGTGGGTGCTGCGGGCCGACGGCCCCACGACCACGACGATCCTCATGACGTTCTCGGCCGAGCCGACCGGTGCCGTCGCGGGGCTGCTCGCCAAGGTCATGGGCGGGGTCGGCGCCCGCGCGGTGCGCAAGGCCGTCGCCAAGGACCTGGACGACGTCGCCGCGTGGGTGGAGGGCCGCAGGAGCTGA
- a CDS encoding SAM-dependent methyltransferase, giving the protein MTDHATTPGPAAHQKIDTSVPHSARIWNYWLGGKDNYPVDEQAGDAYTAVFPGIVTIARSSRAFLRRNITYLVAEAGIRQFLDVGTGLPTAENTHEVAQRIAPEARIVYVDNDPLVLAHARALLYSTPEGATSYVDSNVLDPDRILEAAADTLDFSRPTALILSNILGHVATYDQARSIVTHLMGALPSGSYLSINDGSRGIDPVFEQAQDAYNESGAVPYNLRTVDEITSFFDGLELLEPGVVSVPLWRPDPIDPAPDVIAEHGGLARKP; this is encoded by the coding sequence ATGACCGACCACGCGACCACCCCCGGACCGGCGGCGCATCAGAAGATCGACACCTCGGTGCCGCACTCGGCCCGTATCTGGAACTACTGGCTGGGCGGTAAGGACAACTACCCCGTCGACGAGCAGGCCGGTGACGCGTACACCGCCGTGTTCCCCGGCATCGTGACCATCGCCCGCAGCAGCCGCGCGTTCCTGCGCCGCAACATCACGTACCTGGTCGCCGAGGCGGGCATACGCCAGTTCCTGGACGTCGGAACGGGCCTGCCGACCGCCGAGAACACCCATGAGGTCGCCCAGCGGATCGCCCCCGAGGCCCGGATCGTCTACGTCGACAACGACCCGTTGGTCCTGGCGCACGCCCGCGCACTGCTCTACTCCACGCCGGAGGGGGCGACCTCCTACGTCGACTCCAATGTGCTCGACCCGGACCGCATCCTCGAGGCCGCCGCCGACACACTGGACTTCAGCCGACCCACCGCCCTCATCCTCAGCAACATCCTGGGCCATGTCGCCACGTACGACCAGGCGCGCTCCATCGTCACCCACCTGATGGGGGCACTGCCCTCCGGCAGCTACCTCTCCATCAACGACGGTTCGCGAGGCATCGACCCGGTCTTCGAGCAGGCACAGGACGCGTACAACGAGAGTGGCGCCGTACCGTACAACCTGCGCACCGTCGACGAGATCACCTCGTTCTTCGACGGCCTGGAACTCCTGGAGCCCGGCGTCGTCTCGGTCCCCCTCTGGCGCCCGGACCCCATCGACCCGGCCCCGGACGTCATCGCCGAACACGGCGGCCTCGCCCGCAAGCCGTGA
- a CDS encoding cupin domain-containing protein — MLEIKTVEKPDERRDFPRGHLEAVHLSGLDFAVATFEPGWRWSESVAPLAGTESCQIHHNGYVLQGRLHIRMDDGGEGEVGPGDAFVCPPGHDAWVVGDEPCVVLDFAGGMAQDYAKAADEE, encoded by the coding sequence ATGCTGGAGATCAAGACGGTCGAGAAGCCCGATGAGCGGCGCGATTTCCCACGGGGGCACCTGGAAGCCGTTCACCTCTCGGGGCTCGACTTCGCCGTGGCCACCTTCGAACCGGGCTGGCGCTGGTCCGAGTCCGTCGCCCCCCTCGCGGGCACGGAGAGCTGCCAGATCCACCACAACGGCTATGTGCTCCAGGGGCGCCTGCACATCCGCATGGACGACGGTGGTGAGGGCGAGGTCGGACCGGGCGACGCCTTTGTGTGCCCGCCCGGGCACGACGCGTGGGTCGTGGGCGACGAGCCGTGCGTGGTGCTCGACTTCGCCGGTGGGATGGCACAGGACTACGCCAAAGCGGCCGACGAGGAGTGA
- a CDS encoding M4 family metallopeptidase, translating into MRSTPHRRTKTTAALVVTAAVLAVAVPGAPALARGDGGEGTVRTAAAPKPDRGSLPAQLTPTQRETLIQRAEKATDETADRLGLGGQEELRVRDVVKDADGTVHTRYERTYAGLPVLGGDLVVHASKSGAVESVTRAYKPGLKVSDLSAEVGKAAAEKQALAAAKEEGSSKTEADSSRKVVWAAKGTPTLAYETVVSGFQHDDTPSELHVITDAQTGDKLYEYEAVHTGTGNTRYSGTVTLGTSQSGSSYTLTDADRGNHRTYNLNRGSSGTGTLFSGTDDVWGDGTTADLETAGADAHYGAALTWDYYKNVHGRNGLRNDGVAPYSRVHYGNAYVNAFWQDSCFCMTYGDGAGNANPLTSIDVAAHEMTHGLTSVTAGLNYSGESGGLNEATSDIFAAAVEFAAGNAGDLGDYLVGEKIDINGDGTPLRYMDKPSRDGSSRDYWSSTLGNIDVHYSSGPANHWYYLASEGSGAKTVNGVDYDSPTYDGLPVTPIGREAAEKIWFRALTTYMTSTTNYAAARTATLQAAADLYGLGSVTYNNTANAWAAINVGSRILDGVTVIPPAAQYSLIGQAVTLDVQASSTNVGALSYAATGLPDGLSIDTATGRVSGTPTTAGSWTPTVTVTDSAGETGTASFAWRVDEEGNASVFENTADYQIPDNSTVESPINVNRAGAASSALTVDVDIVHTWRGDLVIDLVAPDGTTYRLKNSASSDSADNVIATYTVDASAETAAGTWNLRVQDVASLDTGYINSWKLTF; encoded by the coding sequence GTGAGATCCACCCCCCACAGACGTACCAAGACCACGGCCGCGCTCGTCGTCACGGCGGCGGTGCTCGCCGTCGCCGTCCCGGGCGCCCCGGCCCTCGCACGCGGAGACGGCGGCGAAGGCACCGTACGTACCGCTGCCGCTCCCAAGCCGGACCGCGGGTCTCTGCCCGCGCAGCTCACTCCCACGCAGCGCGAGACCCTCATCCAGCGCGCCGAGAAGGCCACGGACGAGACCGCCGACCGCCTCGGACTGGGCGGCCAGGAGGAGTTGCGGGTCCGTGACGTCGTCAAGGACGCCGACGGCACCGTGCACACACGGTACGAGCGCACCTACGCCGGTCTGCCGGTGCTCGGCGGAGACCTGGTCGTCCACGCCTCCAAGAGCGGCGCGGTCGAGAGCGTCACCCGGGCCTACAAGCCCGGGCTGAAGGTGTCGGACCTCAGCGCCGAGGTCGGCAAGGCAGCGGCCGAGAAGCAGGCGCTCGCGGCGGCCAAGGAGGAGGGTTCCTCCAAGACCGAGGCGGACAGCAGCCGCAAGGTCGTCTGGGCCGCCAAGGGCACGCCCACGCTCGCCTACGAGACCGTCGTGAGCGGCTTCCAGCACGACGACACGCCCAGTGAGCTGCACGTCATCACCGACGCGCAGACCGGCGACAAGCTGTACGAGTACGAGGCCGTGCACACCGGCACGGGCAACACCCGCTACAGCGGCACGGTCACGCTCGGCACCAGCCAGTCGGGGTCGTCGTACACGCTCACCGACGCGGACCGGGGCAACCACCGTACGTACAACCTGAACCGCGGCTCGTCCGGGACGGGCACGCTGTTCAGCGGGACCGACGACGTCTGGGGCGACGGGACCACCGCCGACCTGGAGACCGCGGGCGCGGACGCGCACTACGGGGCGGCGCTGACCTGGGACTACTACAAGAACGTGCACGGGCGGAACGGGCTGCGCAACGACGGGGTCGCGCCGTACAGCCGGGTCCACTACGGCAACGCCTACGTCAACGCCTTCTGGCAGGACTCCTGCTTCTGCATGACGTACGGCGACGGGGCGGGCAACGCCAACCCGCTCACCTCCATCGACGTGGCCGCGCACGAGATGACGCACGGCCTGACGTCGGTCACCGCGGGCCTCAACTACAGCGGTGAGTCGGGCGGGTTGAACGAGGCGACCTCCGACATCTTCGCCGCCGCGGTCGAGTTCGCCGCCGGCAACGCGGGCGACCTCGGGGACTACCTGGTCGGCGAGAAGATCGACATCAACGGCGACGGTACGCCGTTGCGGTACATGGACAAGCCGAGCCGGGACGGGTCCTCGCGCGACTACTGGTCCTCCACGCTCGGCAACATCGACGTCCACTACTCCTCGGGCCCGGCCAACCACTGGTACTACCTGGCCTCCGAGGGCAGCGGCGCGAAGACCGTCAACGGGGTCGACTACGACTCCCCCACGTACGACGGGCTCCCGGTGACGCCGATAGGCCGGGAAGCGGCCGAGAAGATCTGGTTCCGGGCGCTGACCACGTACATGACGTCCACCACCAACTACGCGGCCGCCCGCACCGCCACCCTGCAGGCCGCCGCCGACCTGTACGGGCTCGGCTCGGTGACCTACAACAACACCGCCAACGCCTGGGCCGCGATCAACGTCGGTTCCCGGATCCTGGACGGGGTGACGGTGATCCCGCCGGCCGCCCAGTACTCGCTGATCGGCCAGGCCGTCACGCTGGACGTCCAGGCGTCCTCCACCAACGTCGGCGCACTGTCGTACGCGGCCACCGGTCTGCCGGACGGGCTGTCCATCGACACCGCCACGGGCCGCGTCTCGGGTACGCCGACCACGGCCGGGAGCTGGACGCCGACGGTCACCGTGACGGACTCGGCCGGCGAGACCGGTACGGCGAGCTTCGCCTGGCGGGTGGACGAGGAGGGCAACGCGTCGGTCTTCGAGAACACCGCCGACTACCAGATCCCCGACAACTCCACCGTGGAGTCCCCGATCAACGTCAACCGGGCCGGAGCCGCGTCCAGCGCGCTCACCGTGGATGTGGACATCGTCCACACCTGGCGCGGTGACCTGGTCATCGACCTCGTGGCCCCGGACGGCACGACGTACCGGCTGAAGAACTCCGCCTCGTCCGACTCCGCCGACAACGTGATCGCGACGTACACGGTGGACGCCTCCGCCGAAACCGCCGCGGGCACCTGGAACCTGCGGGTCCAGGACGTGGCCAGCCTCGACACCGGCTACATCAACAGCTGGAAGCTGACATTCTGA
- a CDS encoding DUF6903 family protein: MPNMKESTRTALLVAVRTLVAAACVTLVVTARTTVGWGNLLVMLAALAGLLALLASYNRRFR; the protein is encoded by the coding sequence ATGCCGAACATGAAGGAATCGACGCGTACGGCGCTGCTCGTCGCCGTCCGTACGCTCGTCGCGGCGGCGTGCGTCACGCTCGTCGTCACCGCGCGCACGACGGTCGGGTGGGGAAACCTCCTGGTCATGCTCGCCGCGCTGGCCGGGCTGCTGGCCCTGCTCGCCTCGTACAACCGGCGGTTCCGGTGA
- a CDS encoding alpha-L-fucosidase has translation MSGQVLASVRPSERQLAWQAMEFYGFIHFGMNTMTDREWGEGHDDPALFDPAGLDPDQWVAALKSAGMTGVILTCKHHDGFCLWPSDVTSYSVAASPWRGGRGDVVAEVADAARRHGLRFGIYLSPWDRTEASYGSGTAYDDFYVAQLTELLTRYGPVFSVWLDGANGEGPNGRRQVYDWERYYAVVRELQPDAVISVCGPDVRWCGNEAGDTRPDEWSVVPRALRDAERTADRSQQADDGAFARLVRSDERDLGSRAALAGHEDDLVWYPAEVNTSIRPGWFHHPAEDGEVRSVDELFTVYLRSVGGNSCFLLNVPPARDGLVRDTDVAVLEGLGRRIEDFRARRIEAAVTVSSGAPGDATPLTAVTLTFTRPHPVEAVVLGEDITRGQRVEHVVVRGFRDGRWTTLTEAKSVGYQRILTFPPTEVDAVRAEVAQSRDTPVLVRVAAIGAAS, from the coding sequence GTGTCCGGACAGGTTCTGGCCTCGGTGCGGCCCAGCGAGCGCCAACTCGCCTGGCAGGCCATGGAGTTCTACGGCTTCATCCACTTCGGCATGAACACGATGACGGACCGGGAGTGGGGCGAGGGACACGACGACCCCGCGTTGTTCGACCCGGCCGGACTCGATCCCGACCAGTGGGTCGCGGCGCTGAAGAGCGCCGGGATGACCGGGGTGATCCTCACCTGCAAGCACCACGACGGGTTCTGCCTCTGGCCGAGCGACGTCACGTCCTACTCGGTCGCCGCGTCGCCGTGGCGGGGCGGCCGGGGCGACGTGGTCGCGGAGGTCGCCGACGCGGCCCGGCGGCACGGACTGCGGTTCGGGATCTATCTCTCCCCCTGGGACCGCACCGAGGCGTCGTACGGCTCCGGCACGGCGTACGACGACTTCTACGTCGCCCAGCTCACCGAACTGCTCACCCGGTACGGGCCGGTGTTCTCCGTCTGGCTGGACGGCGCGAACGGCGAGGGCCCGAACGGCAGGCGCCAGGTCTACGACTGGGAGCGGTACTACGCGGTGGTCCGCGAGCTGCAGCCGGACGCGGTGATCAGCGTGTGCGGCCCCGACGTCCGCTGGTGCGGCAACGAGGCCGGGGACACCCGCCCCGACGAGTGGAGCGTGGTGCCGCGCGCCCTGCGGGACGCGGAGCGGACCGCGGACCGCTCGCAGCAGGCGGACGACGGGGCCTTCGCCCGCCTCGTCCGCAGCGACGAGCGCGACCTGGGCAGCCGTGCCGCGCTGGCCGGGCACGAGGACGACCTCGTCTGGTACCCGGCCGAGGTCAACACCTCGATCCGGCCCGGCTGGTTCCACCATCCGGCCGAGGACGGCGAGGTCCGCTCCGTGGACGAGCTGTTCACCGTCTATCTGCGCTCGGTCGGCGGCAACTCCTGTTTCCTGCTCAACGTCCCGCCGGCCAGGGACGGGCTCGTACGGGACACCGACGTGGCGGTGTTGGAGGGGCTGGGCCGGCGGATCGAGGACTTCCGGGCACGGCGGATCGAGGCGGCGGTGACGGTCTCGTCCGGCGCCCCGGGCGACGCGACTCCCTTGACGGCGGTGACACTCACCTTCACTCGGCCCCACCCGGTCGAGGCGGTCGTCCTCGGCGAGGACATCACGCGGGGGCAGCGCGTCGAGCACGTTGTCGTACGGGGTTTCCGGGACGGTCGGTGGACGACGCTCACCGAGGCGAAGTCGGTGGGATACCAGCGCATCCTGACGTTCCCGCCGACCGAGGTCGACGCCGTACGGGCCGAGGTGGCCCAATCCCGGGACACGCCCGTCCTGGTCCGAGTGGCGGCGATAGGGGCTGCGTCATGA
- a CDS encoding carbohydrate ABC transporter permease produces MTTINSPRPRTDRPRAGRVLTHVLVVALALAIAVPVAWVLLASLKRKSEFFGSPWTLPKSLHFQNYVDAFVTAHMGQYFLTSVFVTALGLVFVLAVSVPAAYVIARYEFRGRRLVELALLAGLFVNVNYIVVPIFLMLVDWDRSLIDVFPGGFFIDNPAVLSLVYAATSIPFTIYLLTAYFRSIPVEYEEAAALDGASRFRIMTTVMLPMARPAVTTVILFNFLAYWNDFIIALTLLPGEGKTLQVGLLNLFTAQKAAADYGRLYAGMVIVIVPVLLLYAVIQRRLIEGMASGGVKG; encoded by the coding sequence ATGACCACGATCAACTCGCCCCGCCCGCGCACCGACCGCCCACGCGCCGGTCGGGTGCTCACCCACGTTCTCGTCGTCGCCCTCGCGCTCGCCATCGCGGTGCCGGTCGCCTGGGTGCTGCTCGCCTCGCTCAAGCGGAAGAGCGAGTTCTTCGGCAGCCCCTGGACGCTGCCGAAGAGCCTTCACTTCCAGAACTACGTCGACGCGTTCGTCACCGCGCACATGGGCCAGTACTTCCTGACCTCGGTGTTCGTCACGGCGCTCGGGCTGGTGTTCGTCCTGGCGGTCTCCGTGCCGGCGGCCTACGTCATCGCCCGCTACGAGTTCCGGGGCCGCCGCCTCGTGGAACTCGCGCTCCTGGCCGGCCTCTTCGTCAACGTCAACTACATCGTCGTACCGATCTTCCTCATGCTCGTCGACTGGGACCGCTCCCTCATCGACGTCTTCCCCGGCGGCTTCTTCATCGACAACCCGGCCGTCCTGTCACTCGTCTACGCGGCGACGTCGATCCCGTTCACCATCTATCTGCTCACCGCGTACTTCCGGTCGATCCCGGTCGAGTACGAGGAGGCCGCCGCGCTGGACGGGGCCTCGCGCTTCCGGATCATGACCACCGTCATGCTGCCGATGGCGCGTCCGGCGGTCACCACCGTGATCCTCTTCAACTTCCTGGCCTACTGGAACGACTTCATCATCGCGCTCACCCTGCTCCCCGGCGAGGGCAAGACCCTGCAGGTCGGCCTGCTCAACCTGTTCACCGCGCAGAAGGCGGCGGCCGACTACGGGCGCCTCTACGCCGGGATGGTCATCGTCATCGTTCCCGTCCTCCTCCTCTACGCGGTCATCCAGCGCCGGCTCATCGAGGGAATGGCATCCGGCGGAGTGAAGGGCTGA
- a CDS encoding carbohydrate ABC transporter permease, producing MLVCLLPASVLFAVFMIVPTVNVFRMSLYTWSGFSPDMRFVGLDNFRHLLDDQQFVRAFQNTIALLVVVTVVTMGMGLFLAAIMTRQRLRGRNLYRFVLYIPNVLSVVVIAAIFSAMYDQENGLLNGTLRLLSLDGLQQVWLGDQKVVLYSVAIAMVWQSLGYYMVLYMSSMAGIPEELYEASALDGASPARQFFALTLPLIWENLRTTLTFFIMSAVNLSFVLVRAMTGGGPDGSSEVLLSYMYKQAYTNSSYGYGMAIGVVIFAFSFLVSLLVSRATRREPLQF from the coding sequence GTGCTCGTCTGTCTGCTGCCCGCGTCGGTGCTGTTCGCGGTGTTCATGATCGTGCCGACCGTGAACGTGTTCCGGATGTCGCTCTACACCTGGAGCGGGTTCTCCCCGGACATGCGTTTCGTGGGGCTCGACAACTTCCGCCATCTCCTCGACGACCAGCAGTTCGTGCGGGCGTTCCAGAACACGATCGCGCTGCTGGTCGTGGTGACCGTCGTGACGATGGGCATGGGCCTGTTCCTCGCCGCGATCATGACCCGGCAACGGCTGCGCGGCCGGAACCTGTACCGGTTCGTGCTCTACATTCCGAACGTGCTCTCGGTGGTGGTGATCGCCGCGATCTTCTCCGCCATGTACGACCAGGAGAACGGCCTGCTCAACGGCACGCTCCGGCTGCTGTCGCTCGACGGTCTGCAACAGGTCTGGCTCGGCGACCAGAAGGTCGTGCTCTACTCCGTCGCCATCGCGATGGTGTGGCAGTCGCTGGGCTATTACATGGTCCTCTACATGTCGAGCATGGCCGGCATCCCGGAGGAGCTCTACGAGGCGAGCGCGCTCGACGGTGCCTCCCCCGCCCGGCAGTTCTTCGCCCTCACGCTGCCGCTGATCTGGGAGAACCTCCGCACCACGCTGACCTTCTTCATCATGAGCGCCGTCAACCTCAGCTTCGTCCTCGTCCGCGCGATGACGGGCGGCGGGCCCGACGGCTCCTCCGAGGTCCTGCTGAGCTACATGTACAAGCAGGCGTACACGAACTCGTCGTACGGCTACGGCATGGCCATCGGTGTCGTCATCTTCGCGTTCTCGTTCCTCGTGTCGCTCCTGGTGAGCCGGGCGACGCGGCGCGAGCCCCTCCAGTTCTGA
- a CDS encoding discoidin domain-containing protein, translating to MRRLDTGPPPTRTLYVGFVALLAALLVGALVPAAHATTAPHRAPVKVKPSWPGNTPNTTGGRDYFIDATRGRDSAAGTSPSTAWRTLAKANATTFGPGDRILLKAGEEWQDEQLWPKGSGSAGRPITISAYGDPGAGRPYIATNGEVPSPFKADGTKNPATVGLTGAIVLRNQQYWDINNVELSNDDDFATDITTGTYVRDGIMVSINADLLSNGADSIMDHFRVSNVFVHNLDGPSHWQRIHYGAVDFQVFGSRSYKDYGTGGYYFKDVRIENNTFENVELHAVQFAFNWFAADGADAGQYDESGKWHEGWEQLWVRTRDLYSRDVHIGHNYAESIGQGAIQLANTKNMTVEYNEVNGYLERYDAVSCALYLWAGADSVMQFNEVYGGPDNEYDGTPWDLEYTNFNVTYQFNYSHDNAAGWMAYMGNSSNSTARYNLSVNDNGVLVKNMLSTNYSPTYFTNNTFVYDGADLDHVHDETFLSRVYFLNNIFYNTSKTKPTTWYRRTGALRQAVFANNDYYEAGGTHSTQEPADPRGLRTDPRFVGDPADYVTGVGVNRIREAAAHFALRDDSPLVDAGRYNPHLGTDDFLGAHIYYGDAPDIGMAETRIGPMVPNPVDDDPIEEEADNRVDLALGKPATASSTHTGANGTLTADKLTDGSLTTRWAAADDATYPLTLDIDFGADTTFDEVYLDEYTDSGTNPRVRSFDLQRWDAGSSRWVTFATRDTGIGHDLTVTGFGDITTSRLRVALTGQIATEQYTPTLTEISVYDSGDQAGP from the coding sequence ATGAGACGCCTCGACACCGGACCACCCCCGACACGGACGCTGTACGTGGGCTTCGTCGCCCTGCTCGCCGCGCTGCTCGTCGGAGCGCTCGTGCCCGCCGCGCACGCCACCACGGCCCCGCACCGCGCCCCCGTCAAGGTCAAGCCGTCCTGGCCGGGCAACACGCCGAACACGACCGGCGGCAGGGACTACTTCATCGACGCCACGCGTGGTCGCGACAGCGCGGCCGGGACCTCGCCGAGCACCGCCTGGCGCACCCTGGCCAAGGCGAACGCGACGACGTTCGGGCCCGGTGACCGCATCCTGCTCAAGGCCGGTGAGGAGTGGCAGGACGAGCAGTTGTGGCCGAAGGGGTCGGGCAGCGCGGGCAGGCCGATCACCATCTCGGCGTACGGCGACCCGGGCGCGGGCCGGCCGTACATCGCGACGAACGGCGAGGTGCCGAGCCCGTTCAAGGCGGACGGTACGAAGAATCCCGCGACCGTCGGGCTGACCGGTGCCATCGTGCTGCGCAATCAGCAGTACTGGGACATCAACAACGTCGAGCTGTCCAACGACGACGACTTCGCGACCGACATCACCACGGGGACGTACGTCCGCGACGGAATCATGGTCTCGATCAACGCCGACCTCCTGTCCAACGGCGCGGACAGCATCATGGACCACTTCCGCGTCTCGAACGTGTTCGTCCACAACCTCGACGGCCCGAGTCACTGGCAGAGAATCCATTACGGCGCCGTCGACTTCCAGGTCTTCGGCAGCCGCAGCTACAAGGACTACGGCACCGGCGGCTATTACTTCAAGGACGTCCGGATCGAGAACAACACCTTCGAGAACGTCGAACTGCACGCCGTTCAGTTCGCGTTCAACTGGTTCGCGGCCGACGGCGCGGACGCCGGTCAGTACGACGAGAGCGGCAAGTGGCACGAGGGCTGGGAGCAGTTGTGGGTGCGCACGCGTGATCTGTACAGCCGTGATGTCCACATCGGCCACAACTACGCCGAGAGCATCGGCCAGGGCGCGATCCAGCTCGCCAACACCAAGAACATGACGGTCGAGTACAACGAGGTGAACGGCTATCTGGAGCGCTACGACGCGGTGTCCTGCGCGCTCTATCTGTGGGCCGGCGCCGACTCGGTCATGCAGTTCAACGAGGTCTACGGCGGCCCGGACAACGAGTACGACGGCACGCCCTGGGACCTCGAGTACACGAACTTCAATGTCACGTACCAGTTCAACTACTCGCACGACAACGCGGCGGGCTGGATGGCCTACATGGGCAACAGCTCGAATTCGACAGCGCGCTACAACCTGAGCGTCAACGACAACGGCGTGCTGGTGAAGAACATGCTGTCGACGAATTACTCGCCGACGTATTTCACGAACAACACCTTCGTCTACGACGGCGCCGACCTCGACCACGTCCACGACGAGACGTTCCTGAGCCGCGTCTACTTCCTCAACAACATCTTCTACAACACCTCGAAGACGAAGCCGACCACGTGGTATCGCCGGACCGGCGCCCTGCGGCAGGCCGTGTTCGCCAACAACGACTACTACGAGGCCGGCGGCACCCACTCGACCCAGGAACCGGCCGACCCGAGAGGGCTACGGACCGACCCACGGTTCGTCGGTGACCCCGCCGACTACGTCACCGGGGTGGGCGTGAACCGCATCCGGGAAGCCGCCGCGCACTTCGCGCTGCGTGACGACTCGCCGCTCGTCGACGCCGGCCGGTACAACCCGCATCTGGGCACCGACGACTTCCTCGGCGCCCACATCTACTACGGCGACGCACCGGACATCGGCATGGCCGAGACCCGCATCGGTCCGATGGTCCCGAACCCCGTCGACGACGATCCCATCGAGGAGGAGGCCGACAACCGGGTCGACCTCGCCCTCGGCAAACCGGCCACCGCGAGCTCGACCCACACCGGGGCGAACGGCACACTCACCGCCGACAAGCTGACCGACGGCAGCCTCACCACCCGCTGGGCCGCCGCCGACGACGCCACCTACCCCCTCACCCTCGATATCGACTTCGGCGCGGACACCACCTTCGACGAGGTCTACCTGGACGAGTACACCGACTCGGGCACCAACCCGCGAGTGCGGTCGTTCGACCTGCAGCGGTGGGACGCCGGAAGCAGCCGGTGGGTCACCTTCGCGACCCGCGACACCGGCATCGGTCACGACCTCACCGTGACCGGCTTCGGCGACATCACGACCTCCCGGCTCCGGGTGGCGCTGACCGGGCAGATCGCCACGGAGCAGTACACGCCGACCCTCACCGAGATCTCCGTCTACGACTCCGGCGACCAGGCCGGGCCATAG